One window of the Cryptomeria japonica chromosome 7, Sugi_1.0, whole genome shotgun sequence genome contains the following:
- the LOC131078487 gene encoding PLASMODESMATA CALLOSE-BINDING PROTEIN 5 yields MAARMMGFALFVVLLTFSGFCSCSVPRELLANSTRNDTDAYIASEEASFFLGNDTTATTPPIPTTPGTTWCVAKNNVDDTTLQVALDYACGLGGAECANLQQGGVCFEPNNVQSHASYAFNSYYMKNGMLSGTCDFGGSAAPTELNPSHGSCIFETGTPTSILNGTIPGSGGSSTGVASMSNMLKGPAVFMIPLIFIILSLVGVIFGDRI; encoded by the exons ATGGCAGCTAGGATGATGGGTTTCGCTCTTTTTGTTGTTTTGCTCACATTCTCTGGCTTCTGCTCATGTTCAG TACCCAGAGAGCTTTTAGCGAACAGTACCCGCAATGACACTGATGCTTATATTGCCTCTGAAGAAGCTAGTTTCTTCTTAGGAAATGATACAACTGCTACTACACCACCCATTCCTACCACTCCAGGAACAACATGGTGTGTAGCAAAGAACAATGTAGATGATACAACACTGCAGGTGGCCCTTGACTATGCCTGTGGACTTGGAGGTGCAGAGTGTGCTAATTTACAGCAGGGAGGGGTCTGCTTTGAGCCTAATAATGTGCAGTCTCATGCATCCTATGCTTTTAATAGCTATTACATGAAGAATGGTATGCTGTCAGGGACTTGTGACTTTGGTGGCAGTGCAGCCCCTACTGAGCTGAATCCCA GTCATGGGAGTTGCATTTTTGAGACAGG CACCCCAACTTCCATTCTCAATGGCACTATTCCAGGAAGTGGGGGATCAAGTACTGGAGTAGCAAGCATGTCAAACATGCTCAAGGGACCTGCAGTATTTATGAttccattaatcttcataatccTATCTCTGGTTGGTGTAATATTCGGTGATAGGATTTAA